In Trichoderma breve strain T069 chromosome 4, whole genome shotgun sequence, the following proteins share a genomic window:
- a CDS encoding eukaryotic integral membrane protein (DUF1751) domain-containing protein, with amino-acid sequence MPPRINIPPVTRALLGTLLFQSVLSAAIRYRQWSEDTDIVIPYLTLIPQLSITYPWTFLTASLVEGNVFTFGLGAVTLYHGGRYLERAWSSADLAKFIAIVSLIPNVLTFFTMVFFFTLTRNPDWTLTVIGGTIPFQIAFLVAFSQLIPAHTVTLFRGVVSLRVPKIPLIYIGIVTLLSFTPILSRAALWLANFSFLTSWTYLRFFKVVFPDLDSAQPASLRGDASETFAFAEFFPGPVKPFVAAVADQIYGILVVIRLCKPSGQRGIATRHDSISQRGAPGSARAEAERRRAIALKALDQRLNAATAAARQSAPAPPPASAQPTGPPVQVQPQASAQTAMKSEPGPMLGETKFEPEEDDS; translated from the exons ATGCCCCCGCGAATAAACATCCCGCCAGTCACACGAGCCCTGCTCGGCACTCTGCTCTTCCAGTCGGTCCTGAGCGCCGCGATTAGGTATCGCCAGTGGTCCGAAGACACGGACATCGTCATCCCGTACTTGACGCTCATCCCACAGCTGTCTATTACCTACCCCTGGACTTTTCTGACGGCTTCCCTAGTTGAGGGCAACGTCTTTACGTTTGGCTTGGGCGCTGTGACCCTGTATCATGGCGGCAGATATCTGGAGAGAGCATGGTCGTCGGCAGACCTGGCCAAGTTTATTGCCATTGTTTCCCTGATTCCAAATGTCCTAACCTTTTTTACCatggtcttcttcttcaccctgACCAGGAATCCTGACTGGAC CCTTACGGTCATTGGCGGCACCATTCCCTTCCAGATCGCTTTCCTCGTTGCCTTCAGCCAACTCATCCCTGCGCATACGGTAACGCTCTTCCGAGGAGTCGTCTCCCTCCGAGTCCCGAAGATCCCCCTCATTTACATCGGCATCGTCACCTTGCTCTCGTTCACACCGATACTGTCGCGCGCTGCTCTGTGGTTGGCCAACTTCAGCTTCCTCACCAGCTGGACATACCTACGATTTTTCAAGGTAGTCTTTCCCGACCTTGATTCGGCCCAGCCAGCGTCGCTGCGTGGTGACGCCAGCGAAACGTTTGCCTTTGCCGAGTTCTTCCCCGGACCTGTTAAGCCCTTTGTGGCTGCCGTTGCAGATCAGATCTACGGCATCCTTGTGGTGATTCGGCTCTGCAAGCCATCGGGACAGCGGGGCATAGCCACACGCCATGACAGCATCTCGCAGAGGGGGGCCCCGGGAAGTGCTCGTGCCGAAGCCGAGAGAAGGAGGGCCATCGCGCTCAAGGCGCTGGATCAGAGATTGAATGCAGCCACCGCCGCTGCTCGACAGTCGGCACCGGCTCCACCGCCAGCTTCTGCGCAGCCAACCGGCCCGCCCGTACAGGTTCAGCCCCAAGCAAGTGCTCAGACAGCTATGAAGTCTGAGCCAGGACCAATGCTCGGCGAGACCAAATTTGAgccagaggaagatgattcATAG
- a CDS encoding tetratricopeptide repeat domain-containing protein yields MMQMQHQAPPPVAPPQNVQPNHFNPSHQIAAMNEAVWLQIGSFSELLRVPDEAMHAYERALQANPNSTAAMNAIGMLLKGREAFDKALEFFRAIVQLDQNNGEAWGNLGHCYLMTENLQKAYDAYQQALVNLRDPKDPMLWYGIGILYDRYGSYDYAEEAFSQVMTIQPDFEKANEIYFRLGIIYKQQSKFNQSLDCFKYIVNSPPGPLTQEDIWFQIGHVHEQQKDFDGAKSAYQRVLDQSPNHAKVLQQLGWLYHQQSPAYDSQERGIQYLEKSQKYPKAYEAYQQAVYRDGKNPTFWCSIGVLYYQINQYRDALDAYSRAIRLNPYISEVWYDLGTLYESCNNQIADALDAYQRAAELDPGNPHIKARLQLLRSGGTNGGPPPAAPQPADMHPSTYQTGPTGPPQWGGSAQQQSAGPPAATQAAGESWAGRLSNVNPPPQPPNPYESRAGEPFRGPAPPLRQPSPPPQEPPSRQPYPELNRPGPSRRGPSPPPQGHQYAQPLPPPPPQSQPPAPAPAPSRRVVNPNWDGSTPSSAPAANNPNNANPPPNAMAPFRTANSPRTTDGRPPVHDNRMPSPKSAYPQHQAPPPPHYAPHHPEMPPQSAPENNTQPPPPPPAAISEPPAQRMEDRPSSVGPKRHREWEEESVAKKPANEETRARLGDLAHRRPSPTPPRDPYRRNSSEARRTEEQRRPEEPRRSDEPRHKTETYHPSEAAHHTQSHSVSSNHLPPMQPGSGPMTGVVHEKPQPPVVPKEEPRAEQAPPARPAPPPASEPERAARKMDVDEDYDDSGEDEKKTVVLTNGSGPPAASTDLKAPASSASNVNVASGPVPKTE; encoded by the exons atgatgcagatgcagcatcAGGCACCCCCTCCCGTGGCACCGCCTCAGAATGTCCAGCCAAACCACTTCAACCCTTCGCACCAGATCGCGGCTATGAATGAGGCTGTCTGGTTGCAGATCG GAAGCTTTTCTGAGCTGTTGCGCGTTCCTGACGAGGCCATGCACGCCTATGAACGAGCTCTGCAGGCCAATCCAAACTCTACCGCCGCAATGAACGCGATTGGCATGCTCCTCAAGGGTCGCGAGGCCTTTGACAAAGCTCTCGAATTCTTCCGAGCCATTGTCCAGCTCGACCAGAACAATGGCGAAGCATGGGGAAATCTCG GCCACTGCTACTTGATGACCGAAAACTTACAAAAGGCATACGACGCTTACCAGCAGGCGCTCGTCAATCTTCGGGATCCCAAG GACCCAATGTTGTGGTACGGTATTGGTATATTGTACGATCGTTATGGCAGTTACGACTATGCCGAGGAAGCCTTTTCGCAGGTCATGACCATCCAACCCGACTTTGAGAAGGCCAACGAAATATACTTCCGACTGGGCATAATCTACAAGCAACAGTCGAAGTTCAACCAGAGCTTGGAT TGCTTCAAATACATTGTCAATTCTCCTCCTGGGCCTCTTACCCAGGAAGACATCTGGTTCCAGATTGGCCACGTTCATGAGCAACAGAAAGAC TTTGATGGCGCCAAGTCCGCCTACCAGCGCGTACTGGACCAGTCGCCCAACCACGCCAAGGTTCTACAGCAATTGGGTTGGCTCTACCACCAACAGAGCCCGGCATATGACTCTCAAGAACGTGGCATCCAGTACTTGGAGAAGTCT CAAAAGTATCCCAAGGCATATGAAGCATACCAACAAGCCGTATACCGGGATGGTAAGAACCCCACGTTCTGGTGTTCTATTGGTGTCCTGTATTATCAGATCAACCAATATCGAGATGCGCTGGACGCGTACTCACGGGCCATTCGTCTCAACCCGTACATTTCTGAGGTCTGGTATGACCTCGGCACTCTC TATGAGTCGTGCAACAACCAGATTGCCGATGCACTGGACGCTTATCAACGGGCAGCAGAGTTGGATCCGGGTAACCCACACATTAAGGCTCgccttcagcttcttcgctcCGGCGGTACAAATGGCGGTCCGCCAcctgctgctcctcagcCTGCCGACATGCATCCTTCAACGTATCAGACAGGTCCTACAGGCCCTCCTCAATGGGGAGGATCCGCGCAGCAACAATCCGCTGGCCCCCCTGCTGCCACTCAGGCAGCTGGTGAGAGCTGGGCTGGCAGGCTGTCCAACGTCAACCCGCCACCCCAACCGCCCAATCCTTATGAGAGCAGAGCCGGCGAACCTTTCCGTGGTCCAGCGCCGCCTCTCCGGCAGCCTAGCCCTCCTCCGCAAGAGCCGCCTTCCCGCCAGCCATACCCTGAGCTTAACAGACCTGGCCCATCGCGTCGTGGCCCGTCACCGCctccccaaggccatcaataTGCccagcctcttcctccaccaccacctcagTCTCAACCCCCGGCTCCCGCACCGGCTCCTTCGCGACGTGTTGTCAATCCTAACTGGGATGGCTCGACGCCTTCGTCGGCTCCTGCTGCCAATAACCCTAACAATGCCAACCCGCCTCCGAATGCAATGGCTCCGTTCCGGACGGCCAACAGCCCTCGCACTACCGACGGCCGCCCTCCAGTTCACGACAACCGCATGCCATCCCCAAAGTCGGCTTATCCCCAGCACCAAGCTCCCCCGCCACCTCACTATGCCCCCCACCATCCGGAAATGCCACCCCAGAGTGCTCCCGAAAACAACACacagccgccgcctcccccgCCTGCGGCGATCTCTGAGCCTCCTGCTCAACGCATGGAGGACCGGCCTTCGTCTGTAGGACCCAAGAGGCATCGCGAGTGGGAAGAGGAGTCTGTGGCCAAGAAGCCGGCTAATGAGGAGACTCGTGCACGACTGGGCGATCTGGCGCACCGCAGGCCCTCTCCAACCCCTCCCCGCGACCCATACCGCCGCAATTCGTCGGAGGCTCGCCGGACGGAGGAGCAACGTCGTCCTGAAGAGCCCAGGAGGTCCGATGAACCGCGCCACAAGACGGAGACCTATCACCCGTCCGAGGCCGCTCATCACACGCAGAGTCACAGTGTGAGCTCAAACCACCTGCCGCCGATGCAGCCGGGATCAGGCCCCATGACTGGTGTTGTCCACGAAAAACCCCAGCCGCCGGTTGTTCCTAAGGAAGAACCCCGTGCCGAACAGGCGCCCCcagctcgcccagctcctccaccagcctCTGAGCCCGAGCGTGCTGCTAGGAAAATGGACGTCGACGAGGACTATGATGACAGCGGggaagacgagaagaagacagtgGTCCTCACTAATGGTTCTGGGCCTCCGGCAGCATCAACTGACTTGAAGGCCCCGGCGTCTTCTGCAAGCAACGTTAATGTTGCTTCTGGCCCTGTACCCAAAACCGAATAA
- a CDS encoding ribosomal protein l3 domain-containing protein, whose amino-acid sequence MSHRKYEAPRHGSLAYLPRKRAARHRGKVKSFPKDDPKKPVHLTATMGYKAGMTTIVRDLDRPGAKANKKEVVEAVSIIDTPPMIVVGLVGYIETPRGLRSLTTVWAEHLSDEVKRRFYKNWYKSKKKAFTKYAKKHSDNSGASINRELERIKKYCTVVRILAHTQIRKTPLKQKKAHLMEIQVNGGSVAEKVDFGKDLFEKPVSVDTIFEQDEVIDVIAVTKGHGFSGVTARWGTKKLPRKTHKGLRKVACIGAWHPSHVQWTVARAGQEGYHHRTSVNHKVYRIGKGDADDNASTDIDVTKKKITPLGGFVRYGEINNDFVMVKGSIPGTKKRVVTLRKSMWTHTSRKALEKISLKWIDTSSEFGHGAFQTPAEKKQYQGTLKKDLASA is encoded by the exons ATGAGT CACCGCAAGTACGAGGCTCCCCGTCACGGCTCCTTGGCTTATCTGCCTCGGAAGCGCGCTGCCCGCCACCGCGGAAAGGTCAAGTC CTTCCCCAAGGATgaccccaagaagcccgTCCACCTGACCGCCACCATGGGCTACAAGGCCGGTATGACCACGATCGTTCGTGACCTCGACCGACCCGGCGCGAAGGCCAACAAGAAGGAAGTTGTGGAGGCTGTTTCGATCATTGATACCCCCCCT ATGATCGTTGTTGGTCTTGTGGGATACATCGAGACTCCCCGTGGTCTACGATCCCTCACCACCGTGTGGGCTGAGCACTTGAGCGACGAAGTCAAGCGCCGATTCTACAAGAACTGGtacaagagcaagaagaaggctttcACCAAGTACGCCAAGAAGCACTCCGACAACAGCGGTGCCTCCATCAACCGCGAGCTCGAGCGCATCAAGAAGTACTGCACCGTCGTCCGTATCCTGGCTCACACCCAGATCCGCAAGACCCCcctcaagcagaagaaggcccACCTTATGGAGATCCAGGTCAACGGTGGCTCCGTTGCCGAGAAGGTCGACTTCGGCAAGGACCTCTTCGAGAAGCCCGTCTCCGTCGACACCATCTTCGAGCAGGATGAGGTCATTGACGTTATCGCCGTCACCAAGGGTCACGGATTCAGCGGTGTTACCGCCCGCTGGGGTACCAAGAAGCTCCCCCGTAAGACTCACAAGGGTCTCCGAAAGGTTGCTTGTATCGGTGCTTGGCATCCTTCCCACGTCCAGTGGACTGTTGCCCGTGCCGGTCAGGAGGGTTACCACCACCGTACCTCTGTCAACCACAAGGTTTACAGAATCGGCAAGGGTGATGCTGACGACAACGCCTCCACTGACATTGATgtcaccaagaagaagatcacTCC TCTCGGTGGCTTCGTCCGCTATGGTGAGATCAACAACGACTTCGTCATGGTCAAGGGCTCTATCCCTGGTACCAAGAAGCGTGTTGTGACCCTCCGCAAGTCCATGTGGACTCACACCTCAAGAAAGGCTCTGGAGAAGATCAGCCTCAAGTGGATCGACACCTCATCCGAGTTCGGTCACGGTGCTTTCCAGACCcctgcggagaagaagcagtaCCAGGGTACCCTCAAGAAGGATCTGGCTTCCGCATAA
- a CDS encoding response regulator receiver domain-containing protein produces MAAIPDRAQVKAAKLVSESARERETFEYSSSLLSAVRLNETGKPTPSSELATADDVILTGLAQLGALQTGTDRSLISLFDAHRQCIVAEATPTQRLYPSLNSDDCDRPLWLCGSRCGRWGDPNQLPLTISHDLVGDPRFSEKPYCQPGTLARFYAAVPIRTRRGINIGVYCVINETPNKTWTDAHSQHLRDISWAIMDHLEAQRLKVVHKRDLRMNRGLGSFIEGKATIYGGQKSSHDQQQDIPEDDLVTDLSPKTTLTDPIDASRPGNEANLSPNDAISGHERQDESSMVILSKAANIVRESIEVEGCLFFEAPIQSYLSPAAQNSTATDDGSQSSATSSSDEDLEARRPSKTASQCRLLGFSTSTASSINGAIPSRPCISLRENFLSKLLRRYPRGQIFNFGADGELQSDSYSEINLAAPRVKSSARQLEGKALLKAFPGSRSIGFVPIWDPRKDRWHAGGFICTKDVARSFSLEQELSYLRALGMLAMSEILRFKDLRADKAKTDALGSLSHELRSPLHGILLNAELLIDTKLDIFQGNVAHTIETCSRTLLDTVDHLLEYSRINHLSGRDDRALSLTANGLDLGQFGKKSLLRDSQIDHIVEEVIESVFAGFNFLHLSVKQLSDQHSGSINSDVNANHHSDSLQAIDQLEPWMTKNGELRCNWAYCVDVGAIRRIVMNIFGNALKHTKRGTITVSLTQEMVRLRGRKKERVVRFTVQDTGKGIGPDFLKHGLFRPFSQEDPLSPGAGLGLSLVQQITSHLQGDVSIRSELGVGTTACVTLPLEQLPRPVEVAPTISDEEDKAFKEQVADLKGLRVRVIMANSDWQTAIVNTCREWLHMEIIPNTRDTSVTPDLVLWSHMDMARLSEDFESFDKTPNVVVCSNALQAYRQSHMFKKAASPAIFEFISQPTGPRKLARTLHSAYMRWMSSFNSPGAPLSTPMVATRPKGPKRTPSMISSARTGRPPLTRPTTAVSRSSGSIWTSDGSFISTSSQTETPPKSPEESLVRRDKPAAPQISFLLVDDNYINLRVLSTYMKKRNIGFQEAKNGKEAVDYFLAHPGAYACILMDISMPVMDGFEATRQIRAHEAQMGLTPVPIIALSGLATEDAQQEAFGSGMDVFLTKPVKLGALGNLLESHGILNSG; encoded by the exons ATGGCAGCAATTCCGGACCGGGCTCAGGTGAAGGCTGCCAAGCTGGTGTCCGAGTCGGCCAGAGAGCGAGAGACGTTTGA ATACTCTTCGTCTCTGCTCAGCGCCGTCAGGCTCAACGAAACCGGCAAGCCGACGCCTTCGTCTGAGCTCGCTACCGCCGACGACGTTATTCTCACCGGCCTCGCCCAGCTGGGAGCTTTGCAGACGGGCACCGACAGGTCCCTCATCTCGCTGTTCGACGCCCACCGCCAGTGCATCGTCGCCGAAGCAACACCCACCCAGCGCCTATATCCATCACTCAATAGTGACGACTGTGACCGCCCCCTCTGGCTGTGTG GCTCTCGATGCGGCCGATGGGGAGACCCCAACCAGCTCCCTCTGACCATTTCCCATGACCTTGTTGGCGACCCCCGGTTCTCGGAAAAGCCGTACTGCCAGCCAGGCACTTTGGCTCGGTTCTATGCGGCTGTACCGATCCGAACTCGACGTGGAATCAACATCGGCGTCTACTGCGTCATCAACGAGACACCAAACAAGACCTGGACTGATGCCCACTCGCAGCATCTACGAGACATATCCTGGGCCATCATGGACCATCTCGAGGCACAGAGACTCAAAGTTGTGCATAAGCGGGATCTGCGAATGAACAGAGGCTTGGGGTCGTTTATCGAGGGCAAAGCTACCATATATGGAGGGCAGAAGTCTTCACATGAT caacagcaggaCATACCAGAGGATGATCTCGTGACCGACTTGTCACCGAAAACGACATTAACAGATCCTATAGACGCCTCAAGGCCAGGAAACGAAGCAAATCTAAGCCCAAACGACGCCATCTCTGGCCATGAACGTC AAGACGAAAGCTCAATGGTCATTCTGTCAAAAGCTGCCAACATTGTCAGAGAGTCCATCGAGGTGGAGGGCTGCCTTTTCTTCGAAGCCCCGATCCAGTCATATCTATCACCGGCGGCGCAGAACAGCACCGCAACTGACGATGGAAGCCAGTCGTCCGCCACGAGCAGTAGCGATGAGGATCTAGAAGCGAGGCGTCCAAGTAAGACTGCGTCGCAGTGTAGGCTCCTTGGCTTTTCTACGTCTACGGCATCTAGCATTAATGGGGCTATTCCAAGTCGGCCCTGCATTTCGCTAAGAGAGAACTTTCTGTCCAAGCTTCTTCGGCGTTATCCCAGGGGCCAGATTTTTAACTTTGGCGCTGACGGAGAGTTACAATCGGACTC TTATTCTGAAATAAATCTAGCAGCGCCACGAGTGAAAAGCTCGGCGAGGCAGCTTGAGGGAAAGGCTCTCCTCAAGGCTTTCCCTGGTTCTCGGAGCATAGGATTTGTTCCTATCTGGGACCCCAGGAAAGATCGATGGCATGCCGGCGGATTCATCTGCACCAAGGACGTAGCTCGAAGTTTTTCACTTGAACAGGAATTAAGTTATCTGAGAGCTCTAGGGATGCTTGCCATGTCTGAAATTCTGCGGTTCAAGGATTTGCGGGCTGATAAAGCAAAGACGGATGCTCTTGGATCGCTCTCACATGAGCTTCGATCCCCGCTGCATGGAATTCTGCTCAACGCCGAACTGCTAATTGATACCAAGCTCGACATCTTTCAGGGCAACGTTGCCCACACTATTGAAACTTGTTCCCGCACACTTCTTGACACAGTGGACCACCTCCTTGAATATTCCAGAATAAATCATCTGTCCGGACGAGATGACAGGGCGCTCAGTTTGACGGCAAATGGCCTCGATTTGGGGCAATTTGGCAAGAAATCCTTGCTGCGCGACTCGCAAATCGACCACATTGTCGAAGAAGTTATTGAGAGTGTCTTTGctggcttcaacttcttACACTTGTCCGTCAAACAACTCTCTGACCAACACAGCGGATCGATCAATAGCGATGTGAATGCGAATCATCACTCAGATTCGCTGCAAGCAATAGATCAGCTCGAACCCTGGATGACCAAGAACGGAGAGCTCAG GTGCAATTGGGCGTATTGTGTTGATGTGGGAGCCATTCGTCGCATAGTCATGAACATATTTGGCAATGCTTTGAAGCATACCAAACGGGGCACAATTACAGTTTCACTTACGCAGGAAATGGTTCGTCTTAGGGGCCGCAAGAAAGAGCGTGTTGTCAGATTTACAGTACAGGATACCGGCAAAGGCATCGGCCCTGATTTCCTCAAGCACGGGCTCTTCCGTCCCTTTTCCCAGGAAGACCCATTATCACCTGGCGCTGGGCTAGGTCTCAGTCTCGTGCAGCAGATAACATCTCATCTGCAAGGTGATGTCTCGATCCGGAGCGAGCTTGGCGTTGGGACGACAGCCTGTGTCACACTCCCGCTGGAGCAGCTACCGCGTCCTGTGGAAGTGGCCCCTACAATctccgatgaagaagacaaggcGTTCAAAGAACAAGTCGCTGACCTCAAAGGCCTACGTGTGCGGGTTATAATGGCGAATTCTGACTGGCAAACGGCTATAGTCAACACCTGCCGCGAATGGCTACATATGGAAATCATCCCCAACACCCGGGATACAAGCGTCACGCCGGACCTTGTGCTGTGGTCTCATATGGACATGGCGAGACTGAGCGAAGATTTTGAATCATTTGACAAAACCCCCAATGTTGTCGTGTGCTCAAACGCTCTACAAGCCTATCGCCAGTCACACATGTTCAAGAAGGCTGCATCTCCTGCCATCTTTGAGTTCATTTCTCAACC GACTGGCCCTCGTAAACTTGCCAGAACACTGCATTCGGCGTACATGCGCTGGATGAGCAGCTTCAATTCACCAGGAGCACCTCTTTCGACTCCAATGGTGGCCACGAGGCCAAAAGGGCCCAAAAGAACGCCAAGCATGATTTCTTCTGCTCGTACCGGTAGGCCGCCATTGACCAGACCGACAACTGCTGTATCTCGAAGCAGCGGTTCAATATGGACGAGCGACGGTTCTTTTATATCGACTAGTTCTCAGACTGAAACGCCTCCAAAGTCCCCGGAAGAGTCTCTAGTCCGGCGGGATAAGCCCGCCGCGCCTCAGATCAGCTTTTTGCTCGTTGATGACAATTACATTAACTTGAGAGTGCTCTCCACTTATATGAAGAAACGCAACATCGGATTCCAAGAGGCGAAGAACGGCAAGGAAGCGGTAGACTACTTTCTTGCACATCCCGGCGCGTATGCCTGCATCCTAATGGACATATCCATGCCGGtcatggatggatttgaggCCACGAGGCAAATTCGAGCACATGAAGCCCAGATGGGACTGACGCCTGTCCCCATCATTGCGCTCTCGGGATTAGCAACAGAAGATGCTCAGCAAGAGGCATTTGGAAGTGGGATGGATGTGTTTCTTACTAAGCCGGTAAAGCTTGGGGCTTTAGGCAACCTGCTCGAGTCTCATGGAATTCTCAACAGTGGCTGA
- a CDS encoding chorismate binding enzyme domain-containing protein — MAHVRSFVPSLDAVRELLNKPAKSGAKKPTLVPVYRQISSDLITPSAAYLKVSAHAKSTSSASSTYSFLFESAATEQVGRYSFVGANPRKILTTGPLHGDEKDPLPALEEELANHVVAHVPGLRLPPMAGGAVGYVGYDCVRYFEPKTSRPMEDVLKIPESLFMLYDTIVAFDKFYGIIKVISYVKVPADGQTGLEAAYDDAKKTIDELINVLNSPEIPLPEQGPITLGQEYKSNIGREGYEGHVTKLKEHIVIGDIIQAVPSQRFARPTNLHPFNIYRHLRTVNPSPYMFYIDCQDFQIVGASPELLVKSEAGRIITHPIAGTVKRGPTPEEDERLANELRNSLKDRAEHVMLVDLARNDVNRVGDPFTVRVDRLMVVEKFSHVQHLVSQVSGVLRPGQTRFDAFRSIFPAGTVSGAPKVKAMELIAELEKEKRGVYAGAVGYFGYGGVDENGEDVEGAMDTCIALRTMMVKEGVAYLQAGGGIVFDSDEYEEWQETINKLGANMQCIVQAEEIYYDQQQGAKTA; from the exons ATGGCACATGTG AGAAGCTTCGTCCCGTCTCTCGACGCCGTCAGAGAGCTCCTCAACAAGCCCGCCAAGAGCGGCGCAAAGAAGCCCACGCTCGTGCCCGTCTATCGCCAAATCAGCTCCGACCTCATCACCCCCTCCGCCGCCTACCTCAAGGTCTCGGCGCACGCCAAAtccacctcctccgcctcctccacaTACTCATTTCTCTTCGAATCGGCCGCCACCGAGCAGGTCGGCCGGTACAGCTTCGTCGGCGCCAACCCGCGCAAGATCCTCACCACCGGCCCGCTACacggcgacgagaaggaTCCGCTGCCGGCCcttgaggaggagctggcgaaCCATGTTGTCGCACACGTTCCGGGCTTGAGGCTGCCTCCCATGGCGGGAGGAGCCGTTGGCTACGTTGGCTACGACTGCGTGCGATACTTTGAGCCCAAGACCTCACGGCCGATGGAGGACGTCTTGAAGATTCCCGAGTCTCTGTTCATGCTGTACGACACAATTGTGGCCTTTGACAAATTTtacggcatcatcaaggtCATTAGCTACGTCAAGGTTCCGGCGGACGGACAGACAGGCCTGGAAGCGGCGTACGACGATGCAAAGAAGACAATCGACGAACTGATAAACGTCCTCAACAGCCCCGAGATTCCCCTGCCCGAGCAAGGCCCCATCACGCTGGGACAGGAGTACAAGTCCAACATTGGCCGCGAAGGCTACGAAGGCCATGTCACCAAGCTAAAAGAgcacatcgtcatcggcgACATCATCCAAGCCGTCCCCTCGCAGCGCTTCGCCCGCCCTACCAACCTCCACCCCTTCAACATCTACCGACACCTGCGGACCGTCAACCCCTCGCCGTACATGTTCTACATTGACTGCCAGGACTTCCAGATTGTCGGCGCCTCTCCCGAGCTGCTGGTCAAGTCAGAGGCCGGCAGGATAATCACCCACCCCATTGCCGGAACGGTCAAGCGAGGCCCAACACCAGAGGAGGACGAGCGCCTAGCCAACGAGCTGCGCAACTCTCTCAAAGACCGCGCTGAGCACGTCATGCTCGTCGACCTCGCCCGCAACGACGTCAACCGCGTGGGCGACCCATTCACCGTCCGTGTCGACCGCCTCATGGTCGTCGAGAAATTCAGCCatgtccagcatctcgtctctCAGGTCTCCGGCGTCCTGCGCCCAGGCCAGACCCGGTTCGACGCCTTCCGGTCCATCTTCCCCGCCGGCACCGTCTCCGGCGCGCCAAAAGTCAAGGCGATGGAGCTCATcgccgagctggagaaggagaagcgcgGCGTGTATGCCGGAGCGGTGGGATACTTTGGCTACGGCGGAGTGGATGAGAATGGCGAAGACGTTGAGGGTGCCATGGACACTTGTATCGCTCTGCGGACCATGATGGTCAAGGAGGGCGTGGCGTATCTCCAAGCAG GTGGCGGTATCGTATTCGACTCAGACGAGTACGAAGAGTGGCAAGAAACCATTAACAAGCTGGGTGCCAACATGCAGTGCATCGTCCAGGCCGAGGAGATATATTACGATCAGCAACAGGGCGCAAAGACGGCATGA